The Macaca fascicularis isolate 582-1 chromosome 11, T2T-MFA8v1.1 genomic sequence agcatgtatttattttagttcaGTTAAAACAAACATACATTGTTTCATTGAAACGGTGTAGCACTCTTTGCCAACAAGCCATACTAGAATTGTTGGTCTCTAACAGTACAGTAGGGATATTTACACTATATACACAAAGTTAATACACCCAGGTTCTCAAAGGTCTTCCATTACACTAgatcacactttatttcattacaCTAGATCACATTTTGATTACtgcattttgaaaatttataccttatttaaattttaaataagagatCTGAATTTGCACCGAGATTTCATGAAAAAATTTAATGTTGAGTTTATTGCAAATACAATTTAAACACTTTAGTGTTTGTAcacaatttgtcaatttttcaaTATTCAATTTTCTGTACAGGTACTTTTGGGACAATTCTTATAGTTACATAATATGAATTCATCAAAATGCAGTTAAGAAACTTATAGGAATATATACACTTGAACCCAAGACCCAAACCTGACATTATATACAACCTATTTACAAATACATATGGACAGACAATATATGTACATAGATTAtcataaatattgaaaaataggTTAGCTTTAATGGATTAATGTTGTTCTATAAATAACATTACAGTTATAACTGAAACATCCACGGAAGACAGTAATGCAAAATGAGGTGACAAGACAGTGGTTTTAATACTGAAGACTGCTCATTAATGGGAATTCATTGTTTAGGAACCTCAAGGCAGACAAGATAGCTCCAAGAGAATCATGCATTGCAATTTTCCCTAGGCAGTTGATTTTGAACCTCAAATAACCAGATGATTGGAGGAGCTTCCTCACATTAATTTgttgtaaagaaaagaatttttttttccattccttcctgGTTGCCACAGTATCTTCTGTAGAAACAACTCTTGGTATTCCCTGGCAGGTCTTAGATACAAAGTCAGCAACTTATTCCGGGAGCTCATGCAAATGTGCCAATTCTTGGTCTCAACTAGAGGTGAGGTTCTGCATTCGAGTGGAGTGTCTAAAGCCCAATTAAATGAAAGCAGTGCTGTAGAATCTGTCTTCCCACTGCCTATTTGTAGATGGTCCccaattattttatcttcatagGAACAGACAAAAGTGGACCAATGGTTTCACCCAATGTAGCACTACAAGACGTCTTCCAGTTCCATAAGGGTCCTTACACATGTATCTTGTTTGTTAATTTAGTCACATATAATACAAGAATGCGTAACAAAAACCACATCTGCCATATTTCTGGCCCTTGCCCCAAACTCAACATTTTTAGTTCAAGGGCAAACCTTAGAGCCAGATGACCAATCGACAATTCCATTATTTGCTTCCCTTAACCACTTAATGGAATTATGTATATTAGATTTTAGACATTATGCCTGATGAGCAAAGTACCAcgttattttaataatatattcacCATACACTGTGACATATGATAAATGTGCTCTTAAAGCCAAGTTTCAAAGTAATTATTTTCACTTCTAACCAGGATTGAAATGGAAGGGTTGACATGCAGTTGGACCAAAACGACTAACACTCAGTTTGCACTGTTTTCCCTAGCTAACCATTTGTTGGATGTAAACAAGTAATTCTACGTTGTACAAGAATGAGATGACAGTCCAGTGCAAATGAGTTTTTATAAAGCTTACTGCATGAGAAACCCAGTGGCCTACACAAAGAGAACTTATATCTTACCAAACATAGGTGTACCCTGTGGATTAGACCTCTACTGTAGACAAAACATGAACACAACTAAGCCATACATTGTCAAGTAATTCACACTTCCAGTAGGTGAGCATTTTGAAAAAGTGTACTCTCTGGACACAATAATTTTGGCCTATTGCCATCAAATGCCCATTTTCCACTGCTGGAAGCAATGTCAAAAAAGGGCTGGCCCAAAAAAATACCCAGAGCTGTCAATACAACACTGGAGACAGATGCAACTGAATAAACCCTGTTTTACCCAATTGCACTATTTGGTACCTCaaaattagttattttatttcccaCAGAAATATCTGTATTATCTTCCATTCTAATATGCTGAAGACACAAACATTTCAGTCTCGAACCAAATTGTTTGGGGACAGAGAAGAAAAGTGATGAACAGGGTTCATCTGATTTGGTATAGCaataatcaatcaatcatctTTTAAGTAATGGTgacatttaaatggaaaaaaactaCGCTCCTAATTCATGGTACAATTTTTCATTACAtcattttctctaaaaattattttgggtaAAAAAGTATTTGGCTTATTATGCCTACAAAAAGGCAAATCATTTCATTATactaatattcatttttaaataccaatgaaattattttatggaaTTTATTGATAACTGCTTCTGAATAAAGTtcaaaaaaagcaattttttaaaagtaaaagagtgCTTCTGAGGTCTTTAAGTATTTTTGGTACAAAAAATAATAGTGTTTTTCTCAATGGTTATTCAATACTTTGCTGTAAATTAAGAAGAATTATTTCTCACATCGAATGGTTCCATTAGGCACATTCaagtaaaatcataaaatatccAAGTTAAACAATGACACAGCCAAGCATGTGGCTTGATAAAAGTTAAGAGTTCGTCCATTCTCTGGAATGGAATAAAATTGTCACTTCCCTTAACCCGAGACTCGTGGTTTTGTTGTTCATATCCATTTCTAACATACAGATAAgtttctttaacaaaaaaaaaaaaaaaaaaaaagttcacttaTTCTGCACTCAGAAGAACCAGCGAGGAATCTGCACTTCAAAAGGAAGTGAAACTGAAAATATTAGGTGAAATTTCATAGTAGTTGAGTTTACTCAACACTGGCATCAGATGCACTGAGTTTGAGTTTGAGTGGTGCCAATTAATGACCACCTCCAGGTGCATTGTGTACCCAATCCAAAACAATCAAGGCCATGCTTCCGGTCATCACCAGTATGCCACTTAACAGGAAGAACAAAGCCTGCAATAAGCATAGAGAAAATTGATCAATAAGTAATAAAACACATAtgctaaacatttctttttctactttttgaaatGTGCTTTAATTACTAAAGTTTATCTACTGCATCATGTTCTACAGAATGAGTATTTAACTTGCTAAATATAAACTCCTAAGTGATCAGTAAGTTATCTGCAGTACAAAATAACTACCTTTGAGGCCTTCTGAACTTTTTCACTTTTCCATTCCTTTGTCTCAAGTGAAAAGGGAATTTTCTTGCTAAACAAACTGCTTCATATAGAGGTGGACTggattttttgcaattttttagaGCAAAAGTAAAGTCACAAAATCAAACCCAAAACATCCTAAAATGCAGCAAAAGTCAAAGCCAGAGGTCTTTCCAGGAAATACTAATTCCTAAATCCTACCCTTCAATACTGCCACTATGTAATTTAGAGTAAAACAAGATGACAGTTGTTGGTTTATAAACAATTCTAGTACTTTAATCACAGCAGAATGAAGGTGGAAAATAATGACTAAAAAGCAGTCTTTTTCCTAAACACCACCCACCAGGATTCTGGTACTAGGAACCACATCATTTGTGGTTAGCACATCATTCTCTGTCACCAGCTGGTACTACATTTTAGAGTAGGTACATAATAGTAAACACTATGGAGAGATGGCCTCCCTGAGAGCTTCACTCTGAAGATGGTCAGTCTCATTCAACTAAACGCCCTTCCTTCTCTTTAATATATTCAATGCCCATTTAAGTCCCTGTCACACAGTAGGCAGTCCAATGAAAACTGGTTGAACAAATGTTGAAAGCTTAATATCTCACACTAGTCTTCAACCCTATTCCTATCTCCAAAGTATCTAATAACTTTATTGCAATTAACTTAAGTATTTATTAGATGGCAAACTAtctttccccttccctctgcAATCTTCCATCTGTGAAGTATACCATTACAGAAATGTTTACTGGAAACTTCAAAGTGAAACCACAACAAATAACAGCTAcgagaataaaattaaaatcagttAGAGAAATTTATATTACTACTGTTTCTATGGTGATAATCTTTCACTCACCCCAATCTTTTGTACAGATTTCATAGGTTCTTTCTTCACCAACTTGATAtagaaggcagaaggaagaataaaaattaacatagCAGCTGCAGATGCACCTGTAAAAGAACATTTGTTTCTTGAGGATTCAATGAACCACTTGTCATTCATTCTTTAAATCTTAAAATCCCTGATGTTTGAATCAACTTTGATACTTTCTAAAACTTACCAATAAAACCAAAGATATCCCTAATAGTTGGGACAAAGATGACAAGTAAATTGGTAAATGCCAAGATAGACACTGTAATGAGACTATGACGCCACCAACTGAAATCTTTTGATGCACACAACAAGTGAGTTACAGAACTCCGgatctgcaaaaataaataaataaataaaatgtattttaaaaataatagcaatataaaatttaaaaatccagctTCAATGAATGAAAGGAATGCCCAAGTAACAAGGAATCTATCCAAAATAGtaactatttctaaataaaactgTGCCTCTTTCTCTGCTGTTTCCTGAACATCTGAACACTTAAAAGATCATTTTATATCTTATGGTGAAAAAAAAGTCCCCaggatattttgaaaatatacactgtattttttaaaagtcccttCAAAACCACCACCAACTTAGTATTGTTCTACTGGTGTTTCCCTTCTTCCAGAAGATGAAAATCTCACAAATATTCACATGTTTAAAAACTCATTCCTACTGAAAGCAGAGCAAGTGATTACTTACTGGGAAAATAACTACTGGTACTGTCAGGGTCACAGCCACTAACACAGCCAGACGGACAATGAGAAGAAGAATATCAGTTCCCAAGATAGTAGAGTAGGTATGAAGCAATTCTGACTCAACATGTTCTACAGGGAAATACCAAAAAAACTCTTGAGTGTCTGTTTTCATTGAAGACCAAGTAGAAAATTTAACAGCAAAATGTGCACCAGTTATTTAGCTACTCACAAAACGACTATAAACTAAGAGGCTAATAAGATTAGTTTGGAATTATGGTTAATGCAATTAAAGTAACATTGAAGGAAAATTTTTCTAAATACCACATAGAGATTTAACCACATGATTCCCATTAAAAGCAACAGGAGTTAAACAGCTAAATCTCCTGGCTTGGCTTATAATTTGTGTTTGTGTTATACAGTCTGAAGGTGATGGGAGAGGAGACAAGCAAGATGAACTCAGAGGCTGGCATATCATACAAACATGCCATcaaatgattaatgatgtttTCAAACCTGGATTCTAGATATTACTGATTAAATACACTACAGAAAATTCTAAGTTCTAAATATAATTTCTCAtcacaaatatgaaatatattaagaCTATTTTTAAAGTGATGGAACTATACATAGAAAAGTAGCAGTTTCATTtcaataagctttttttttttggtaaaggaGGCATTATTTACCGTAAAATGTTAGGTATCCAAAGAGGGCGGCAAGCAGATACATGAGAAACATAGCAAAAAATGAAATCTTGGACACATTCATCATTCTTCTACGGCTGCGGCTatataattcaaaagaaaattcaaatgtgTATTTCAGCAGCAGTTACAGCAGTTGTCTAATATTTTCTCAAActgatataaaatgaaatactcaCTCTTTCAGTTCTTCATAGATGGGAAGAATAGCAGGATGACAGACAAATGAAAAGGTCAGAATTGGCACAGCATAGACAGTCTGAAACAAAACGTAAAAACCTACTTAATCTGATGTAACAAACTCATGCTGTCATATTTCTAcagcatatattttatgtaaacaaTCTTAGAATCAAAGCCTGAAAGTTTCCTTTGTGTAATTAGCTTCCATTCCTCTAATCTGTTCATGAAGTATGATCAATATCCTCACTTCTGAATGTGTCAATTATTAGCACCATGTGATTATCTCATTTTTCGATTTTAAGATGTAAACCAAAACTTTCCTCACAGTCCTCAATAATTAGCTAATCACATGTTTTCTAAGAAGCACCTGTTATCCTCCTCTCTTTACCCTgggagttatttttaaatttccagtgaataacttccctcttttcttccctaaactcttcttttgagaaaataagCATATTTAGTTACCTGtgagttgaaaataaaatagtgagGTCTGCAAGAGTCATTTTCAGTCACGTTATGTGACAAATCAGGTACGAGAGCTGTTGGCTGTGTTAAGGTGGTGTTTATTGTTTCATTAATTATCAAAGCAGCTTCCACAGGACACGGAACCTGAAATTTCTTGCAAATGACctaaaaagatattattttgcatatgttaaactaaGTGACATGGTAGggtttacaaaaaatattttctaaagaaaaatcatACCCACCACAATCAGAAAGAACACCATACACAACAAGGAAAAGCCACTGGTATATCCCAAATATCCTAGAAGGGGGGTGGCAGGAATCAGTATTAGTTTAATGAAACAGATTTAAAGCAAATATCTTTTCCCCACTGAATAACTCAATTCTGCTGGGAAGACTTTAGGCACTAAAGTATGGCTACACTACTAAATTTCTAATTCTTATGATACTAAAAtatagaattatttaaatatacttgTCATAACCCAAGCTAATAAAAACTATCATTTGCATTATTTCTTACAAAGTACAATATATAGTGTCAATTAAACATTTTGGCTCCTAAATGTTGTATGCTGTGAGTCCCAAAGATATACCTTTCTAGGGCTTTTTCATTCTGACTAATTTCTATTAAGAGAAAGCCCAACTAACTGGTGAGAGGCTCATTTCAATTCTCTTTTAGAGATGAGTTTGCTCACCTAAATTTCTAAACAGCGACAAAGGAAGAATGAGTATCAATGACACCAACAGAACCAAATAGTCACCGTTCAGATACCACAatctaaagaaaacagaaacaaggtCAAAACAGTcacaaatatcctcagaataatatatatttcttctaaCAGGACTCATTTTATAGAAAtaccataaaaacaaacacaaaaaaagacatgttTGGAAAAAGTTTCCCTTGTTCAAGATAGGAATAACTTTTTAACTTTGTGTCCTAGATGAATATTTACTCAGGTTAGAAGTTGGGTATGAAACAGTGTAACTTTTGTCCCACTACTTGCTCTGGGAAAGCTGCCAGCTGATTCATAACACAAAATGCTTCTCAAAGACTTGATACTAACGCAGGGAACAAAGCTGCTTTGTTAAGCCAGTAATCTTATCTTTAAGCACTTTCAGAAAAATTGTATACCAACTTTGGTACAGCTTTAGCATGTAATTTCTAATGCTggaaactaaaaaattttaaaacaagttttttttccAGACGTGTTACCAAATATACTTATTAAACATTTCAATGAGGAAAAGTTTTCATAAAATGCATAGGCAAACTGCCTCCTACCCCCccgaaaaattataaaactcagtCCCCCAAACCAGGACTTATTCCAGGTTATCAGAGTATATTGTGACATCTTGAACCACCTTTAACTCCGAAGACAGCCAAAAATATCCCTTTTGAACTTACAGAAAACATTATGTATGTCCCCTAAGCCTTTTCCTTTTTAGGTAAATCATGAATTGCACTCTCTTCTAAATCACTATTTTCAAATTCTAATTGCCTCATAAATTCTGTTCACTTCAGCAGTAAGTACTCTGTAGAACACTAATACTTAAAGATcagcttaaaaaattaaatttctaaagcCACATCTTTGATAACGGCACTTCTCTATTTTGACATAATGAGCTGCACGTAGGGTGGGAAGTAAATTACCCTTCCCCATGTTTACTTTAGATAAAAACCTGTGAGTTCACTGGGATGAATAACTTTGCTAGAAGAAAATGATTTCTATAGCATGCCCAAGCATTTTCTGGCacagtatcccttatccaaaatgttgagtatcccttatccaaaatgcttgggaccagaagtgttttggactTTGGAGTATCTGCATATACATATTTGAAGTATCTTGGAGATGGGACTatagtctaaacacaaaattcacttATGTTTCCTATACACCTTCTTAAACCCACAGCCAAAAGGTGattttatgcaatattttaattaattttgcacACCTGTCACGAGATCAGGTGTGAATTTTCTACTTGTAGcgtcatgttggcactcaaaaagttttggatttcagattagggatgtcCAACCTGTATTTTGCATTGAACAGATTAAGTCTTAAGAATTCCAAACTTACAAAAATAGGACggattaatttttaatgtaattcaaAGCTTCAATCCTCACTTAGGACATATATTAAAAACAGCTATAACTTCTTTAAGTATGAACACAAAGACAGAAAGCAAGTTCTAGAAAACCTGTTTTAGAAATTAAGATATCCAAAATTGTGGGGCTAGCTACTATCTTTTGGCCTTTCATTCTCCAAAATTCGAATCAGTTTACGGGTCAGTTTCAAAAGGAACATGTATGGATAACTAATAATCATTTTGTATACAACTTTGATAAAAATATATCCAACCACTTTTGACTATAATTGTTTCTTATGAGTAACCTTACTTAGCACTTACCCAGTGTTATCTTCAATGTCCATTAATGCCTGGATCACCAAAGGCAACTCATATTTCACTATGAAGAGGTAGCTTGACATAGctagaggaaaacaaaattataccATTACAAGTGCAAAATGCGGCACGTGACACCAAAACGCGTATGTCACCACTCTGTGCTATACAATGAGCATAAAGTCTACCCAAATTGTCTTTTGAAAAATTCTTACCTCCAATGTTCTGCATTGTAATTGATCCAGATGCTGCAAGCTTTCCAACTAATCCAAATGCCTTATATCCCAATTGTTCATATAATAAAGACCCTACAATTTAAGAACACAGAAGCATGAAGCCAaggattttaaaagagaaataaaatcatgatAGGTATACattgttttagaaaaatcaaGAATGCTATCATACCTCCTTCATTGGCAGTCTTTAAAAGGAGATGAACAGAATACAGGGAAAATATTGACACAAACGTCAAGAGAATTCTGatgagagaaggaaaaggcaCAGGGTTATAAATAAGCATGGCTATATTGAAAGACAACTCTTTCTGGTTGTTTAAATAACATTATGTGTGAAACTTGTCCTATTTGTGTCAAAATGCCCTGAAGAACTGGCATTTCCTCTCCTGCTAACTGGAGTGTCAACATTGTCTCTTGCCTGACAGTAAAAACTTGCATCATTTCTCAGGTGACAGTTCTACAGCATTGGTTAGGAACAAGGATGTCTACCCACTGAGCCAAACACAGCATGAGACACTGGAAAGCTCAACTTCCCAGTGGAGTTTGAAACTTGTACTTTGATTCTGGCACCACAATAATGAGCTGTATGCTTGCCACCTTTCTGCATTTCAATAGTTccctttatctgtaaaatatcaGTAATATCCGCTACTAAACCTAGCCCACAAGATTCTTATGAAATTCAACTGAGACAGGTTCAGGAAAGGTTTTAAAACCACATGGACCGTATACATATAAACAGGAatgagaggccaggtgcagtggctcatgcctgtaatcccagcactctaggaggctggggcaggatgactgcttgaggccaggagttcgagaccagcctggacaacataacgtagggaaaacccatctctaccaaaggaaaaaaaaaaaaagccagctgtggtggtgtatacctacagtctcagctactcaggctgaggtagggggatcacttgagcccagtagtttgccactgcactcagcctggaggacaaaatgaaatactgtcttttttttaaagaaaaaaaaaaaaaggaaaagaatgtaaGGGGGAAATAACACTAACATGATACTAACATTTTAAGAGTGAGGCACTACAAGCTTTACTAACAACTGGGCACAAATCAGAGAACTAACCATTGTAATGACATACTACATTGCACCCCATGGCAAGGAATACAGGCCCAGTATTGTCACAGTTAAAACAATGTCTGTGCTAGAATGAGTAGGGTATCAGCTTGACTGTCTAAGCCTTTCCTCCCTTGACCTTTTAACTTGGattcagcaagagaaaaaaaaaaaaataaggtaacatagaGTGACTAAAGGGACCCTAATGTCACCTTATTTTCCTTTAGGGTAAGGGTTCTCCCTCATTCCAGCTTTACTTTTCTTCCACCTAGGAGAGCCCAGAGATacagactaatttttaaaagaaatcaaataacaaAACAGGGAAACTCATAGAAAACCCTGCAAAAGAGAAGAGTTGCATATTTTTTGATTCCGTGTGAGCAAATTGCACGCAGTACCATGTAAGGTGCTGACAAAGAAACTGATGTCTATTAGTTAAACAGAGGAAGTGGCTTTACACTACCATTCTAAATGCCAGAAGTTTTACAGGGCCTAGTCTGAGGTGACACTATCAACCTCACTTCTAACTGGAGAAAAGATGTcgatttaattaaaaacaaaccaaattaaGTCCTTCCATGTCTTACACTGAAATGACGAGCGGTAAATAGACTTTGTAACCTTTGAGGTCACTTTCAACCTTGAGATTGATTCTACTTAAAAAGGTTAGCTATAGAGTTGTTGAAGTGGACCGTGGCAGCCATGTGGTTTTTGGCCCATTTAACTCTATACCTCTAAATATAAAGTACATACTGATGAATAAAATCACACTTTAGCAATCTTATTTAGCTATTTAGTAAAATGGTAAATCAATGACATAAGCACCTATTAAAGTATAATTCCAAGAGTACAAGGGTTACATCAGAATTTGACCTTCACTTATGAAACAGAGGTGCCATTTAATCTCCTTTAAATTCTTACTTTAACTACACTGGCTGCACTCTAAAACTGCCTCGTTTTTATGCCAAGCGCTAACAAGGATTTCAAATATTCAACAGTGATGCCATTCAgattctccactaaaaattccTGAAATTCTAGGATTCTATGTAAATTGCTGGTCCTTCACCTTAGTAAGGGTTCTTTCAAAAAGCCTCATCCTAATTGAAGCAAGCCAGAGTGAATCCTAGCATCTAGTACTCAAAGCCAGGCTTAACCTCAGTGTGGAATTTCACAAAGCAGAGATTTGCAAAggtctgcttttcttttcatgaACGTTCTATCGTGCTGGAGAAAATAACTTGAGTAGAAGGCACCAGTCAGCTAAGTAAAACATATCTGTCACAAAGGGACAATTCCATGTTATATACGtgtggtttccttatctgtacaaTGAAGGCATTAAGTTACACAATCCTCCACAGAAATTGCCTTAGCCAGGGGTCCACGGGTACTTAAACTTAAGGGCTATGACACAAACATCACTGAAAAATACACGCTTAAGACtgcatgtatttttgttttgtgctttttcCCTGGAAATAAGATCCACATTTTTCCATCATATTCTCCAAGAGTCAGTGACGCAAAAATGGCTAAGAACCACTGCTCTGAAGTCTTCTGTACCTCCAAGAGTCTATCCAGGTATTTATGCTGGAAAGCACAGGAGTAATTAAGTCTAACTGTGCAACTGTGGGGGGAACCATTTAAAAACAAGTACTTagtaaaatactcatttttttgcCACAGCATGTGGCAATCGAACAGGTCTgacaaaagcaaacattaaaaaaacatgTATGGATTGCTTTTCAGGGTCCAGAAAATTGACTCCTCCGTCTTAAAACAAACATGTTCCAGGCTGAGTAAATACCACCACACCTTGTATGTTTAcaggaattttcttttccttattcatGTAAGGGGCCACAGGTCCTTAAGAACTGTGTCAATTTACCAAACTGATTTGGAGCTTAATAGGATTTTCAGCTTCTCAAAATTTATACCTACCCTGGATTTAGCCATAGTTCTTTTTCAGTATCTACCATCTGTTACAATTTTGTTTTAACTATTCCCACTGACTTAGAAGACTTCTGGCTTAATTTGTCAGTTTTAAGGACTGCCCTATTTTTTTCTAGTTGGCTTTCTTGATATTGTGCAGTATGTAGCAGAATAAAGAGATTTTTGGGGTTTctcatacttttaattttaagcaAGTAACTTGAGTCAGCTACTGCAACTGTAAACTCAGTTTCCGGAGCCAAAATATGTTTTATCATAGTAACTGCCCTGCATGGCAGATTCACTACTTACACATACTTACATAAAAAGAGCAATTCCAGTATTAGCCATGGCATAAGAAAGCCCAAGGATTCCACTGCCCACAATCGCATTGCTCAGATTAAATACTGACATTCCAAAGGAAGTAGTACCTGGATGCTACATAGAGGGAAAACGATAACCAAACATATAACAATAATTAAATGGAGAAAACCAGGTTTGGGCAAGTTAGATTTGAATTCTAAAAGTAAAACTATTCTTTTACTCCATAAAGCCACTGAcagacaaattattatttttaacttacaaaTTCTGTTTCATACTTCTTCTTCCCCATATTCGATTCAAGTAAAAAGTTCTGGTTTTCAGGATCTACATCTGCATAAtggctacaaaaaatacagacatATATAATTGTAAACTGGATTGAAATATCTATCACTACACACAAGACTGCTTGAACATAAAATACCCCCCACCAGCATAGTTCTGATACAACACCTTTacttaaatgtataaatattaacTAGGAGTTGACTTTCACACCACGAGCTATCTTGTCATTACAACAAGATAATCGGATACTCTTCCAGAGATGACACACATTCTCTAAATGCTATAGCGAATTAAAGCAATGGAAGCAAATTCCTAGGTAACTCCCTGAACCCAACCCATGCAAGCCGTTTTTTCAGAAGTGTCACAACTTCTCCCACCTTTTCAGAGCAGCTTGCTTGGTGGGGTAGGA encodes the following:
- the SLC38A2 gene encoding sodium-coupled neutral amino acid symporter 2 isoform X1 — its product is MTKAEMGRFNISPDEDSSSYSSNSDFNYSYPTKQAALKSHYADVDPENQNFLLESNMGKKKYETEFHPGTTSFGMSVFNLSNAIVGSGILGLSYAMANTGIALFIILLTFVSIFSLYSVHLLLKTANEGGSLLYEQLGYKAFGLVGKLAASGSITMQNIGAMSSYLFIVKYELPLVIQALMDIEDNTGLWYLNGDYLVLLVSLILILPLSLFRNLGYLGYTSGFSLLCMVFFLIVVICKKFQVPCPVEAALIINETINTTLTQPTALVPDLSHNVTENDSCRPHYFIFNSQTVYAVPILTFSFVCHPAILPIYEELKDRSRRRMMNVSKISFFAMFLMYLLAALFGYLTFYEHVESELLHTYSTILGTDILLLIVRLAVLVAVTLTVPVVIFPIRSSVTHLLCASKDFSWWRHSLITVSILAFTNLLVIFVPTIRDIFGFIGASAAAMLIFILPSAFYIKLVKKEPMKSVQKIGALFFLLSGILVMTGSMALIVLDWVHNAPGGGH
- the SLC38A2 gene encoding sodium-coupled neutral amino acid symporter 2 isoform X2; this translates as MKQNLILLTFVSIFSLYSVHLLLKTANEGGSLLYEQLGYKAFGLVGKLAASGSITMQNIGAMSSYLFIVKYELPLVIQALMDIEDNTGLWYLNGDYLVLLVSLILILPLSLFRNLGYLGYTSGFSLLCMVFFLIVVICKKFQVPCPVEAALIINETINTTLTQPTALVPDLSHNVTENDSCRPHYFIFNSQTVYAVPILTFSFVCHPAILPIYEELKDRSRRRMMNVSKISFFAMFLMYLLAALFGYLTFYEHVESELLHTYSTILGTDILLLIVRLAVLVAVTLTVPVVIFPIRSSVTHLLCASKDFSWWRHSLITVSILAFTNLLVIFVPTIRDIFGFIGASAAAMLIFILPSAFYIKLVKKEPMKSVQKIGALFFLLSGILVMTGSMALIVLDWVHNAPGGGH